A region of Thermoplasmata archaeon DNA encodes the following proteins:
- the nrdD gene encoding anaerobic ribonucleoside-triphosphate reductase yields the protein MDKVSESTELSLFVRTSDEEIKEWNREKIYEALMRETTISPDAAMIVAKEVDKMIKNIGVEVITAPLIREITNVKLIEYGLEKVRRQHTRLGVPIYDVKMILMNPNKENANVPHGPEATNLTLAEQIKKEYALLEVFSQDVADAHMRGDIHLHDLGFVDRPYCSGQNIEYVKKFGLNLPNAISIAKPAKHPEVLIAQIVKFSAALQGHFAGAIGWDAFNIFFAPYLVGVSEERMKQLAQMLVFEFAQQAVARGGQSIFSDLNLYWEVPKHFEDVPAIGPEGKPTGNTYSDYIEESHKFLRALFSVYLEGDAMGRPFFFPKPNVHITEKLFETEGHEEFLELISRTAVEKGNTYFVFDRGGTAKISECCRLAFKLEKNDFDDAKTPWKMRYSAMQNVTLNLPRIAYNANRDDTKLYEILTQRMEIAVKAHMQKRDFITQILKMGKHGPLALLAMELDGEPYYRLYRATFLVGLLGLNEMVQYHTGYQLHENAEALKLGLKIVNHMKKEAERIGQENGIRVVLEQTPAESTAYRFAKLDMKYYPLQTPTVIKGDRKRGEIYYTNSTYLNVSVPLSPIERVKKEGMFHPPIEAGALTHIWLGESKPDIQSLSNFVTKVFHNTQNAQIAFSPEFTSCLACGKTHRGLSETCPSCGSTNVEGITRVTGFFSKISGWNKGKIGELKERYRVSALN from the coding sequence ATGGATAAGGTAAGTGAAAGCACAGAACTCTCTCTCTTCGTTAGAACCTCAGATGAAGAAATAAAAGAATGGAACAGAGAAAAAATCTATGAGGCACTGATGCGAGAGACGACAATAAGCCCTGACGCAGCTATGATTGTTGCGAAAGAAGTGGACAAAATGATAAAAAACATTGGAGTAGAGGTGATTACTGCTCCGCTCATCAGAGAAATCACAAATGTAAAATTGATAGAATATGGGCTGGAAAAAGTAAGGAGACAGCACACAAGGTTAGGCGTGCCAATCTATGATGTAAAAATGATTCTTATGAATCCAAACAAGGAAAATGCAAATGTGCCCCATGGACCAGAAGCAACAAACCTCACGCTTGCAGAACAGATTAAAAAGGAGTATGCCTTACTTGAAGTTTTCAGCCAGGATGTTGCAGATGCCCACATGAGGGGAGACATCCATCTCCATGACCTTGGATTTGTTGATAGACCTTACTGCAGTGGCCAGAACATTGAGTATGTTAAAAAATTCGGGCTTAATTTACCAAATGCAATTTCAATTGCAAAGCCAGCAAAACACCCTGAAGTCCTCATTGCCCAGATTGTCAAATTTTCCGCTGCGTTGCAGGGCCATTTTGCTGGAGCCATTGGATGGGATGCATTCAACATCTTCTTTGCCCCTTACCTCGTTGGTGTAAGCGAGGAGCGAATGAAACAACTTGCCCAAATGCTTGTCTTTGAATTTGCTCAACAGGCTGTGGCAAGAGGCGGCCAATCCATATTCAGTGATTTAAACCTGTATTGGGAGGTGCCAAAACACTTTGAGGATGTACCTGCAATCGGACCTGAGGGAAAACCAACAGGCAACACCTATTCAGATTACATTGAGGAATCCCACAAGTTCTTGAGGGCTTTGTTCAGTGTGTATCTCGAAGGCGATGCAATGGGTCGCCCATTCTTCTTCCCGAAACCAAATGTGCACATCACTGAAAAACTGTTTGAAACAGAAGGACATGAGGAATTCCTGGAATTAATTTCAAGAACTGCAGTTGAAAAAGGCAACACCTACTTTGTGTTTGACAGAGGAGGCACTGCAAAAATCAGCGAGTGCTGTCGGCTTGCTTTCAAGCTTGAAAAAAACGATTTTGATGATGCAAAGACGCCATGGAAAATGCGATATTCTGCAATGCAAAATGTCACACTGAACTTGCCCAGAATTGCCTATAATGCAAATCGCGACGATACAAAACTGTATGAGATTTTGACTCAAAGAATGGAAATTGCTGTGAAGGCCCACATGCAGAAACGCGATTTCATAACCCAGATTTTGAAAATGGGCAAACATGGACCCCTTGCACTGCTTGCAATGGAACTTGATGGGGAGCCGTACTACAGGTTGTATCGAGCTACCTTCCTAGTAGGCCTTCTCGGACTCAACGAAATGGTACAGTATCACACTGGCTATCAGCTGCATGAGAACGCTGAGGCGCTGAAACTCGGACTGAAAATCGTAAATCACATGAAGAAAGAGGCAGAGAGAATCGGACAGGAAAACGGAATAAGGGTTGTACTGGAGCAAACACCAGCGGAAAGCACTGCCTACAGATTTGCAAAACTTGACATGAAATACTATCCACTCCAGACACCAACAGTGATAAAGGGCGACAGAAAACGAGGTGAGATTTATTACACCAATTCTACCTACCTGAATGTTTCAGTGCCTCTGAGCCCGATAGAGCGTGTCAAGAAAGAGGGCATGTTCCATCCACCAATCGAGGCAGGTGCACTAACACACATCTGGCTCGGTGAGAGTAAGCCAGACATCCAAAGCCTCTCTAACTTTGTCACAAAGGTTTTCCACAACACCCAGAATGCCCAGATTGCCTTCAGCCCAGAATTCACCTCCTGTCTTGCATGTGGCAAAACCCACAGGGGCCTGAGCGAAACCTGTCCATCTTGTGGAAGCACGAATGTGGAAGGAATCACAAGGGTTACAGGATTCTTCTCAAAGATAAGTGGCTGGAACAAGGGAAAAATTGGTGAGCTAAAGGAGAGATATAGAGTCAGCGCACTCAACTAA
- a CDS encoding roadblock/LC7 domain-containing protein: MSLRGELYELLAAMQSKCGYDGAAVLKKDGTLLASYLPSCANPDVFSIMSATMMGAAETAKAELKIASNLEEIKVKAGAKVISAKEINRDLLFVCLATNSCDEKLKSTLPDLIEEIKRIYSQNRY; this comes from the coding sequence ATGAGCCTGCGGGGAGAACTCTATGAGTTGCTGGCAGCTATGCAGTCAAAATGTGGGTATGATGGTGCTGCAGTGCTTAAGAAAGATGGTACTCTCCTTGCTTCTTACCTCCCCTCCTGTGCAAACCCAGATGTGTTTTCAATAATGAGTGCCACGATGATGGGGGCAGCAGAGACCGCAAAAGCAGAATTGAAGATAGCTAGCAATCTCGAAGAAATCAAAGTGAAGGCCGGTGCCAAAGTAATATCTGCAAAGGAGATAAACAGGGATTTGCTTTTTGTCTGTCTGGCTACAAACTCCTGCGACGAGAAACTTAAATCCACACTTCCAGACCTCATTGAAGAGATTAAACGAATCTATAGCCAGAATCGGTATTAA
- the cutA gene encoding divalent-cation tolerance protein CutA → MKRAENSMRGIVVLTTTEREEDAERIAMVLLEKKLAACVQILGPIKSRYWWEGKIESATEFLCFIKTCKKRYEEVEREIKANHPYTVPEIISIMVDEGSNDYMMWMQKIVMGK, encoded by the coding sequence TTGAAAAGAGCGGAAAACAGTATGCGAGGTATAGTTGTGCTTACAACTACGGAAAGAGAAGAAGATGCTGAAAGAATCGCCATGGTATTACTGGAAAAGAAGCTTGCTGCCTGTGTGCAAATTCTTGGGCCCATTAAAAGCAGATACTGGTGGGAAGGTAAAATAGAGAGTGCCACTGAATTTCTCTGTTTCATAAAGACCTGCAAGAAGAGGTATGAAGAGGTGGAGCGAGAAATAAAGGCAAATCATCCCTACACTGTACCAGAGATTATTTCCATCATGGTAGATGAAGGTTCAAATGACTACATGATGTGGATGCAGAAGATAGTGATGGGAAAATGA
- the pfdA gene encoding prefoldin subunit alpha, translating into MKDEEVQAYLIQLEEYEKNMNVLANQQELMRKSLEEHLKVLETLKNFAALEKETEILIPLGAGVFLPGNSKNMDRVIINIGGNIFMEAKMEKATEMVEKRANGIKEAIEKISRQMAAIEREAGKITNLLREEEEKRLGRNA; encoded by the coding sequence ATGAAAGACGAGGAAGTACAGGCATACCTGATACAGCTGGAAGAATATGAGAAGAACATGAATGTGCTTGCCAACCAGCAAGAACTGATGAGAAAATCGCTTGAGGAGCATCTTAAAGTGCTTGAAACCCTGAAGAATTTTGCAGCGTTGGAAAAGGAAACTGAGATTCTCATTCCACTGGGTGCTGGTGTTTTCCTGCCCGGCAACTCCAAAAACATGGATAGAGTGATTATAAACATCGGAGGCAACATCTTCATGGAGGCAAAGATGGAGAAAGCCACAGAGATGGTAGAGAAAAGGGCAAACGGTATAAAGGAAGCGATAGAGAAAATTTCAAGACAGATGGCTGCGATTGAAAGAGAGGCAGGAAAAATCACAAATCTGCTGAGAGAGGAAGAGGAGAAGAGGCTTGGTCGCAATGCTTGA
- a CDS encoding RNA methyltransferase → MRRDESIPEFAVVLVGLKHEGNVGAVARVMKNFGFHELRLVNCAFGEEAKKRAMHANDILAEAKHYQNFDAAIEGLDIVVGTSGVASDKERHYLRHPLSPEGFLRKYRKFGGKIGLVFGREDFGLLNEELAKCDVLVNIPTSEEYPIMNVSHAAAVLLYVLRERGERRRFSKPERLELREMHAAFGELLDVIKYPEHRKRNAQIMFRRLVGRAAITKLETSMLIGVFKRAAKKRGEKNEN, encoded by the coding sequence TTGCGGAGGGATGAGAGCATCCCAGAGTTTGCAGTCGTGCTTGTAGGTCTAAAGCATGAGGGGAATGTGGGTGCGGTTGCAAGGGTGATGAAGAACTTTGGTTTCCATGAACTGCGGCTTGTAAACTGTGCTTTCGGAGAGGAGGCAAAGAAAAGGGCAATGCATGCAAATGATATTCTTGCAGAGGCAAAGCACTATCAGAATTTTGATGCTGCAATTGAAGGTCTGGACATTGTAGTTGGAACAAGTGGTGTTGCCTCAGACAAAGAGAGGCATTATCTGAGACACCCGCTCAGCCCCGAAGGTTTTCTTAGAAAATACAGGAAGTTTGGTGGGAAGATTGGACTTGTGTTTGGCAGAGAGGATTTCGGATTGTTGAATGAGGAACTTGCAAAGTGCGATGTGCTGGTAAACATCCCCACCAGTGAGGAATATCCAATCATGAATGTTTCCCATGCTGCTGCCGTGCTTCTCTATGTGTTGAGAGAGAGAGGAGAGAGACGCAGGTTTTCAAAGCCAGAACGGCTCGAACTTAGGGAAATGCATGCTGCATTCGGTGAACTGCTGGATGTGATAAAGTATCCTGAGCACAGGAAAAGGAATGCCCAGATAATGTTTAGGCGGCTGGTTGGCAGGGCGGCTATCACAAAACTTGAGACAAGCATGTTGATTGGCGTTTTCAAAAGAGCTGCGAAGAAGAGAGGTGAAAAAAATGAAAATTAA
- a CDS encoding anaerobic ribonucleoside-triphosphate reductase activating protein, protein MKIKGFLKTSFLDWDGKVSAVVFLPGCNFRCGFCHNWLLVEDTEKIPDVPDDYVLSFLTENKDFVDGVCITGGEPCLHETEVLEFAKKVKGLGLGVKLDTNGSMPDVLRKLLDAKVVDYVAMDVKAPLDAGKYSAVCGVNVNIEKIKESVQVLKEFGNYEFRTTYIPELHTEEDLRNILAFLQKPRKYVIQRFVAQNAFSEKLRKSKEVSMEELEAIARKMEGLAEKIVVR, encoded by the coding sequence ATGAAAATTAAGGGATTTCTGAAGACCTCGTTTCTAGACTGGGATGGAAAGGTTTCTGCAGTGGTGTTTCTTCCCGGTTGTAATTTTAGATGTGGTTTCTGCCATAATTGGTTACTCGTGGAAGACACTGAAAAAATTCCAGATGTTCCAGATGACTATGTGCTTTCCTTCCTTACAGAAAACAAGGATTTTGTTGATGGGGTGTGCATAACAGGCGGTGAACCATGTCTCCATGAAACGGAGGTGCTGGAGTTTGCAAAGAAAGTGAAGGGGCTTGGATTGGGTGTAAAGCTGGACACAAATGGTTCAATGCCCGATGTGCTGAGGAAATTGTTAGATGCAAAGGTTGTGGATTATGTGGCAATGGATGTGAAGGCGCCGCTGGATGCTGGGAAGTACAGTGCTGTTTGCGGTGTGAATGTTAATATAGAAAAAATAAAGGAGAGTGTTCAAGTGCTGAAGGAATTTGGAAATTACGAATTCAGAACCACATACATCCCAGAGTTGCACACGGAAGAGGATTTGCGTAACATTCTTGCTTTTCTACAGAAGCCCAGAAAGTATGTAATTCAGAGGTTTGTAGCCCAGAATGCGTTCTCAGAGAAGTTGAGGAAGAGCAAGGAAGTGAGTATGGAGGAACTGGAAGCAATTGCGAGGAAGATGGAGGGTCTTGCGGAAAAGATTGTGGTGAGATGA
- the pyrF gene encoding orotidine-5'-phosphate decarboxylase, which produces MLQRKKGLILALDVTERERALKIVREVYQYVDAIKVNYPLVLGCGIEIVKEIAPMKYVLCDFKIADIPNTNRLIAELAFGKGASGVIVHAFPGRDSLKAVKDVADKFGGDVFTVVEMSHPGGAEFTAKHAEEFASIAREVGARGIIAPATRPEKIERLRKIIGEEMLILSPGVGVQGGNPVQAIKAGADYLIVGRSIYEAANPAKEAEGLRMLL; this is translated from the coding sequence ATGCTTCAAAGAAAGAAAGGACTGATATTAGCGCTCGATGTAACCGAAAGAGAAAGGGCTTTGAAAATTGTCAGAGAGGTATATCAGTATGTGGATGCAATTAAAGTAAACTACCCACTCGTGCTCGGTTGTGGAATTGAAATAGTGAAAGAAATTGCACCTATGAAATATGTGCTCTGCGATTTTAAAATTGCTGACATACCAAATACCAACAGGTTGATAGCAGAATTGGCATTTGGAAAAGGGGCTTCTGGCGTGATAGTCCATGCATTTCCAGGCAGAGATTCCTTGAAAGCAGTCAAGGATGTAGCAGATAAATTTGGAGGAGATGTCTTCACCGTAGTGGAAATGAGTCACCCAGGTGGTGCAGAATTTACTGCAAAGCATGCTGAGGAGTTTGCTTCAATTGCAAGGGAAGTTGGTGCAAGAGGCATAATTGCACCCGCAACAAGGCCAGAAAAAATTGAAAGGCTCAGGAAAATAATAGGTGAGGAGATGCTTATTCTCTCGCCTGGTGTGGGAGTCCAGGGTGGCAATCCTGTTCAAGCAATTAAGGCGGGTGCTGATTATCTTATTGTGGGCAGAAGCATTTATGAGGCTGCAAACCCTGCGAAGGAGGCAGAAGGGCTGAGGATGCTGCTCTAG
- a CDS encoding TIGR00296 family protein, translating into MPRYTDEDGVFAVKTARETINKYLKERKVLEVEEVPPKFKEKAGVFVTLESYPSMELRGCIGYPEPIFPLIDALRNAAISAATEDPRFFPIGPKEFEETVVEVSLLTPPELINVKKPEEYLSKIEIGRDGLIVERDFYRGLLLPQVPVEWKWDKEEFLAHTCRKAGLPSDAWKSKNTKIYSFSAEIFHEVKPHGEIKRKILKP; encoded by the coding sequence ATGCCCAGATATACAGATGAGGATGGAGTATTTGCTGTGAAGACTGCAAGGGAAACAATAAACAAATATCTGAAGGAGAGAAAAGTTCTGGAGGTTGAGGAAGTTCCGCCAAAGTTCAAGGAGAAGGCAGGTGTATTTGTCACACTTGAATCCTATCCTTCCATGGAACTCAGGGGTTGCATTGGCTATCCAGAACCAATCTTTCCTCTCATAGATGCACTGAGGAATGCAGCAATAAGTGCAGCCACTGAAGACCCAAGATTCTTTCCGATTGGACCAAAAGAATTTGAGGAAACGGTTGTGGAGGTGAGTTTGCTTACACCACCTGAGTTGATAAATGTAAAAAAACCAGAAGAATATTTATCAAAAATAGAGATTGGAAGAGATGGCCTAATTGTAGAGCGAGATTTTTATAGAGGGCTGCTCCTCCCTCAAGTGCCTGTTGAGTGGAAGTGGGATAAGGAGGAGTTCTTAGCCCACACATGCAGAAAAGCAGGACTTCCATCTGATGCATGGAAATCTAAAAATACAAAGATATATTCTTTCAGTGCAGAGATATTCCATGAAGTTAAACCGCATGGTGAAATTAAAAGAAAGATTCTTAAACCCTGA
- the pyrC gene encoding dihydroorotase, producing the protein MVKLKERFLNPELVIEGRIFFKGKLVSGSIAIANERIVGIGKSLRGDERVDFGDKIILPGFTDIHVHFREPGMEHKENFETGSRAGLRGGITTYFDMPNTKPPANSFRRIEEKIGFAKKKSFSDFGIYGLVSETTEPNNVANADAYKIFMSASTESEEFRDYSMLKEVLEKFQDKVIAVHPEHKEFIRKITPKTLREHYLARKDAEIEAVKFMAKYNNFRFHFCHISTPEGLDLLENPGKITFESTPHHLLLNLKSGNDARYKVNPPLRTEDEQKKVYQAFLDGKIKILASDHAPHLLEEKENFETAPSGVPGIETMIPLFILLAKHGEIPLETVVTAGAVNPAALFSLKKGEIKEGYFADLTVWDPSEIREIKDKDIWSKCGWSPFSGREAIFPSHVFLRGTMMIEDYEFVGVKKGMHVCELGETKAKI; encoded by the coding sequence ATGGTGAAATTAAAAGAAAGATTCTTAAACCCTGAGCTCGTAATAGAAGGGAGAATTTTTTTCAAGGGCAAGCTTGTTTCTGGCTCAATTGCAATTGCTAACGAGCGGATAGTGGGAATAGGAAAATCGCTGAGAGGTGATGAAAGGGTCGATTTCGGTGATAAAATTATTCTTCCTGGATTCACAGATATCCATGTGCACTTCAGAGAGCCAGGCATGGAACATAAGGAGAATTTCGAGACAGGGTCACGAGCTGGGTTGAGAGGTGGTATCACCACTTACTTTGATATGCCGAATACAAAGCCCCCAGCAAACAGTTTCAGAAGAATCGAAGAAAAAATCGGATTTGCAAAAAAGAAAAGCTTTTCGGATTTTGGTATCTATGGCCTTGTTTCAGAGACAACAGAGCCAAACAATGTGGCAAATGCAGATGCTTACAAAATTTTTATGTCTGCAAGTACCGAGAGCGAGGAATTTAGGGACTATTCGATGCTTAAAGAGGTTCTTGAAAAGTTCCAAGATAAAGTAATTGCAGTGCACCCAGAACACAAGGAATTTATAAGAAAAATAACCCCAAAAACCCTCAGGGAGCACTATCTAGCCAGAAAGGATGCAGAGATTGAAGCTGTAAAATTCATGGCTAAATATAATAATTTTAGATTCCATTTCTGTCATATTTCCACACCTGAAGGTCTGGATTTGCTCGAAAACCCTGGAAAAATTACATTTGAATCTACACCGCATCATCTTCTCCTCAACCTGAAATCAGGAAATGATGCCAGGTATAAGGTGAATCCACCATTACGAACAGAGGATGAGCAGAAAAAAGTTTACCAGGCATTTTTAGATGGGAAAATTAAAATTCTTGCCTCTGACCATGCGCCTCATTTGCTTGAGGAAAAAGAAAACTTTGAGACTGCACCATCCGGTGTGCCGGGAATTGAAACAATGATTCCACTGTTTATTCTTCTTGCTAAACATGGAGAAATTCCACTTGAAACTGTTGTTACTGCTGGTGCTGTTAATCCAGCAGCGTTATTCTCGCTAAAAAAAGGAGAAATAAAAGAGGGATATTTTGCAGACCTTACTGTCTGGGACCCATCTGAAATAAGAGAGATAAAGGACAAAGATATCTGGAGCAAATGTGGTTGGAGTCCTTTTTCTGGCAGAGAGGCAATTTTTCCTTCGCATGTTTTTTTGCGGGGAACTATGATGATTGAGGATTATGAATTTGTAGGGGTAAAAAAGGGTATGCATGTGTGCGAATTAGGAGAAACAAAAGCGAAGATTTAA
- a CDS encoding pre-peptidase C-terminal domain-containing protein, with amino-acid sequence MEPKKRKGRMVAGVAGAVVTMLVISMLLMIVSVRMGSADDVETDLAVNSTLSGSLSGAGKKDYYKIVVNSGSKLIVKIDGPNGGSVDFDLYIKKDGKPTTSSYTARGYTSSSDEQVSVSAPSGTYYAMVYAYKGSGSYTITATVEGGNGGGGGGDNGNTNNTDPNTPSQLQFDMPVTGTLDASKTKAYYYFDAPRAAAKIKVVLDGPSGADYDLYVKKDSTPTTSSYLVRGYTNSADETVLITNQTVDVVAGRYYVLVNRYSGSGQYTLTASFETIGGGSSGNNSSESDVIELRAGVAVTGALDASHAKEYYKITVSSGTALKVVLDGPSGADFDLYVKKGAMPTTSSYDVRGYTNSADEQVSVSNPSGTYYIMVNRYSGSGSYTITANVDTGNNGGGNNPNGDDDGDGLTNAKETELGTNPNNPDTDGDYIPDGIEVNMYGTDPTNKQYEAQSAKTPWSGYWWPMKDNGTAEPCAKYDAYVNKTRGYNPQAEKWEKEHHGWSPNVQSWWGHCHAWSAAAVSEDEPTHSKTVQGITFTVGDLKGLLTESYYSSSCDLFVGTRYNGPSNNVQDVLPKDFHITLLKWIGTKKKAVVMDITATEEVWNYPAYKYTMTVSNDTQDSSKKHFVVKVWFADDGVWKDYVGTKTFTITYKYWLKFSTNGITDGAWEGGSENTNADAQAHPDFIWHPSGPGVDWGCQLRYEIVKEIINA; translated from the coding sequence ATGGAGCCAAAGAAAAGAAAAGGCAGAATGGTCGCAGGCGTGGCGGGTGCAGTGGTAACCATGCTGGTAATCAGCATGTTGTTGATGATTGTAAGTGTAAGGATGGGAAGTGCAGATGATGTAGAAACGGACCTTGCTGTGAATTCCACTTTGAGCGGAAGTTTAAGTGGGGCTGGCAAGAAGGATTATTACAAGATTGTTGTAAACAGCGGGAGCAAGTTGATTGTGAAAATTGATGGACCAAATGGTGGGAGTGTTGACTTTGACCTTTACATAAAGAAGGACGGGAAGCCAACAACCTCAAGCTACACTGCAAGGGGTTACACGAGCTCTAGTGATGAGCAGGTGAGCGTGAGCGCGCCTTCAGGCACTTACTATGCAATGGTTTATGCCTATAAGGGCTCTGGCAGTTACACAATTACTGCAACTGTGGAAGGCGGCAATGGAGGTGGTGGCGGTGGAGACAACGGCAACACGAATAATACCGATCCAAACACTCCATCCCAACTCCAGTTTGATATGCCAGTTACAGGCACACTTGATGCGAGCAAAACAAAAGCATACTATTACTTTGATGCACCAAGGGCGGCAGCAAAAATCAAGGTTGTGTTAGACGGCCCAAGTGGTGCTGACTACGACCTTTATGTTAAGAAAGACAGCACACCAACAACCTCAAGTTACCTTGTCAGAGGCTACACAAATTCTGCAGATGAAACAGTGCTTATCACTAACCAGACAGTAGATGTAGTCGCTGGAAGATACTATGTGCTTGTAAACAGATACTCTGGAAGTGGACAATACACATTAACAGCGAGTTTTGAGACAATTGGTGGTGGAAGTTCTGGAAATAACTCCTCAGAGTCTGATGTGATTGAACTTCGTGCAGGTGTAGCAGTGACAGGGGCGCTAGATGCAAGCCATGCAAAAGAATACTACAAAATTACAGTGAGCTCAGGCACAGCACTCAAGGTGGTGCTGGATGGTCCAAGCGGTGCTGACTTTGATTTGTATGTGAAAAAGGGTGCGATGCCCACAACCTCAAGCTATGATGTTCGTGGATACACAAATTCCGCTGATGAGCAGGTAAGTGTGAGCAATCCTTCTGGAACTTACTACATCATGGTAAACAGGTACTCTGGCTCTGGCAGTTACACAATCACTGCAAATGTTGACACTGGAAATAATGGTGGTGGCAACAACCCAAATGGTGATGACGACGGGGATGGACTTACAAACGCAAAAGAGACAGAACTTGGCACAAATCCAAACAACCCAGATACAGATGGAGATTATATTCCAGATGGAATTGAAGTAAACATGTATGGCACAGACCCAACAAACAAGCAGTATGAAGCTCAATCCGCAAAAACACCATGGTCTGGATATTGGTGGCCAATGAAGGACAATGGGACCGCAGAGCCGTGTGCAAAGTACGATGCTTATGTGAACAAAACAAGGGGCTATAATCCACAAGCAGAAAAATGGGAGAAAGAACACCATGGGTGGAGCCCGAATGTGCAGTCATGGTGGGGACACTGCCATGCCTGGAGTGCAGCAGCAGTGAGTGAGGATGAGCCCACTCATTCGAAGACAGTGCAGGGGATTACATTCACAGTTGGGGACTTGAAGGGTCTGCTTACAGAATCTTACTACTCCTCTTCCTGTGACCTCTTTGTTGGCACAAGGTACAACGGGCCTTCAAACAATGTCCAGGATGTGCTGCCTAAGGACTTCCATATAACATTGCTGAAATGGATAGGAACAAAGAAGAAAGCAGTGGTAATGGACATCACTGCCACTGAAGAGGTCTGGAACTACCCTGCCTACAAATACACAATGACCGTGAGCAATGACACACAGGACAGCAGCAAGAAGCACTTTGTTGTAAAAGTGTGGTTTGCAGATGATGGGGTCTGGAAGGACTATGTAGGCACGAAGACGTTCACAATCACCTACAAGTACTGGCTTAAATTCAGCACTAACGGAATAACTGATGGGGCATGGGAAGGCGGAAGTGAGAACACAAATGCAGATGCCCAGGCACATCCAGACTTCATCTGGCATCCAAGTGGTCCGGGAGTGGACTGGGGCTGTCAACTCAGGTATGAAATCGTAAAAGAAATCATCAACGCATAA